In the genome of Quercus robur chromosome 3, dhQueRobu3.1, whole genome shotgun sequence, one region contains:
- the LOC126717934 gene encoding uncharacterized protein LOC126717934, whose translation MAKTQKKTLQNKPKTNNFLSCFGCSNNNNIVLEYKKETNIKSDGMKKKKKKKKKASWSFWTRFSMKKSTTRTVPLEFDNKSSNSNSNSKFSSNSISNFNSQPDVPHDKEVPNPSNKEIQVLPHHHQLIHQDQIQKRHEPNNNISEQNNINSKLEHVRVDASKYDKHKKRSSFCRKIEAIRTGSTHQPGSPPDPNKFKLNSEFKPKSKLIKPTGVGPTCRNERRATSPSKNTRQNDALLIIAQKKKKKKKQQFDPVLVGLSIIMVTLLIMLLWGRFCAILCTSAWCYFVPCFKKRNLNSQDQYFRYDSEEYKKKVILGGFLERNH comes from the exons ATGGcaaaaacccaaaagaaaacccttcaaaacaaacccaaaaccaacaATTTTCTAAGCTGCTTTGGATgttctaataataataacatagtATTAGAGTACAAAAAGGAAACCAATATCAAATCCGATggcatgaagaagaagaagaagaaaaagaagaaggcaagtTGGTCTTTTTGGACAAGGTTCAGCATGAAGAAGTCCACCACCAGAACCGTGCCGCTCGAATTCGACAACAAATCATCAAACTCCAACTCCAACTCCAAATTTTCTTCAAACTCAATATCCAACTTTAATTCTCAACCAGATGTGCCTCATGATAAGGAGGTTCCTAATCCTTCTAATAAGGAAATACAAGTACTACCTCATCATCATCAGCTTATTCATCAAGATCAG ATTCAGAAAAGGCACGAgcctaataataatatttctgaACAAAACAACATCAACTCGAAATTGGAACATGTCCGTGTGGATGCGTCCAAATATGACAAGCATAAAAAGCGATCGTCTTTTTGTCGGAAAATAGAAGCGATAAGAACTGGGTCCACTCATCAACCCGGTTCGCCACCGGACCCTAATAAGTTTAAGCTTAATTCCGaattcaaacccaaatccaaactcATCAAGCCTACGGGTGTGGGACCCACATGTAGGAACGAAAGAAGAGCCACGTCGCCATCCAAGAATACTCGGCAAAATGATGCATTATTAATAATAgctcagaagaagaagaagaagaagaagcagcagtTTGACCCAGTACTGGTTGGTTTATCTATAATTATGGTGACCTTATTGATAATGTTACTTTGGGGTCGATTCTGTGCCATTCTTTGTACTTCTGCATGGTGTTATTTCGTCCCATGTTTCAAAAAAAGGAATCTCAATTCACAAGATCAATATTTTCGTTATGATTCCGAGGAGTACAAGAAGAAGGTGATCCTAGGAGGATTTCTTGAGAGAAACCACTAG